One genomic window of Acidobacteriota bacterium includes the following:
- a CDS encoding tetratricopeptide repeat protein: protein MACSKSDRAPQSAAASDDGKIPITTTSDEARKEFLVGRDLAEKLQMQESVAHLDKAIALDPEFASAELARANSAATAKEFFEHLNKAMALVGKTSEGERLLILASEAGANGDVAKQKEYLDRLIAIHPNDERALFSLGSYHFGQQEYEQAIAHYKKATEVAPGYSLAYNLLGYSNRQEGNYPEAERAFKKYIELIPNDPNPYDSYAELLLKTGRFDESIAQYRKALSMDSHFVPSYFGISADLMYQGRHAAAAAELEKMAAMARNDGELRTAYFGMTVVAVDNGQLAQAVQHMDKEYAVAEKKNDLAAMAADLQAKGNILAEMQRYDLAQQAFDRSAQLMAESSLSQAIKDNAKLQHHFNLTVLAIGKKDYVAARSHALEYRSGADSSKNPGQLKLAHELAGRIAFAERDYDTAITELEQANEQDPRNLFRLSQAYQAKGNNRQAQDYCRKAAEFHSLPQLNYAFIRSKAQKNVSVKKAS, encoded by the coding sequence ATGGCTTGTAGCAAGTCGGACCGCGCCCCACAATCGGCCGCGGCCTCCGACGATGGCAAGATACCGATCACTACCACGTCCGACGAAGCGCGAAAAGAATTTCTTGTGGGCCGCGATCTCGCTGAAAAATTGCAGATGCAGGAGTCGGTGGCGCACCTCGACAAAGCCATCGCACTCGACCCGGAGTTCGCCTCCGCAGAATTGGCGCGTGCCAATAGTGCCGCTACCGCCAAGGAATTCTTCGAGCATCTCAACAAAGCCATGGCGCTGGTCGGCAAGACGTCGGAAGGGGAACGTTTGCTCATTCTGGCCAGTGAGGCCGGAGCCAACGGTGACGTCGCCAAGCAGAAGGAATATCTCGATCGCCTGATTGCCATTCATCCCAACGATGAACGCGCCCTTTTCAGCCTTGGCAGCTACCACTTTGGGCAGCAAGAGTACGAGCAGGCCATTGCGCACTACAAGAAAGCTACCGAAGTGGCACCGGGTTATTCGCTGGCTTACAACCTGCTGGGGTATTCCAATCGTCAGGAAGGGAACTACCCGGAGGCGGAGCGAGCTTTCAAGAAATACATTGAGTTGATTCCCAACGATCCGAACCCGTACGACTCCTACGCCGAATTGCTGCTCAAGACGGGCCGCTTCGATGAATCGATTGCGCAATATCGCAAGGCCCTCAGTATGGACAGTCACTTCGTGCCTTCGTACTTTGGAATTTCGGCCGACCTGATGTATCAGGGGAGACATGCGGCGGCGGCTGCCGAACTCGAGAAGATGGCTGCAATGGCGCGCAATGATGGCGAGCTCCGCACCGCATACTTCGGCATGACGGTGGTGGCCGTGGACAATGGACAGCTGGCTCAAGCGGTCCAACATATGGACAAGGAATATGCGGTTGCAGAAAAAAAGAATGATCTTGCAGCCATGGCCGCCGATTTGCAGGCCAAAGGAAACATCCTCGCCGAGATGCAGCGCTATGACTTAGCGCAGCAGGCGTTCGATCGATCGGCCCAGTTGATGGCGGAGTCCTCTCTTTCGCAAGCGATCAAAGACAATGCCAAACTTCAGCACCACTTCAATCTGACGGTCCTGGCGATCGGCAAGAAAGACTACGTCGCGGCGAGGAGCCATGCGCTGGAGTATCGCTCAGGAGCGGACTCCTCGAAAAATCCGGGACAACTCAAACTCGCGCACGAACTTGCAGGAAGGATCGCTTTTGCGGAGAGGGACTATGACACAGCGATCACAGAATTGGAGCAGGCCAACGAGCAGGATCCTCGCAACCTGTTTCGCCTGAGCCAGGCCTACCAGGCCAAAGGAAACAACCGGCAGGCGCAGGATTACTGCCGGAAAGCAGCAGAGTTCCACTCCCTCCCGCAACTCAACTACGCGTTCATTCGCAGCAAAGCACAGAAGAACGTGTCAGTGAAAAAAGCATCCTGA
- a CDS encoding RHS repeat-associated core domain-containing protein — MSRASITMIRRTVVVTFLLFLFVAASPAVAQNCDWDKVKSWTGHYSITQAGTVSQPEGVYTINNSFSADFAPAGLISCAGQNILLSIPDPHYAVSANDKLAVNPCGTETLTGTSGLSQSFLVIDPAAGTYSFIPNPNVDFVEVQDYSACGGSKFTNTGTMALMDVGDPWPFTFPLPGKAQSLQQSVSFQAADPWRSQIVGMTFTFTLTPTLDKDDKVDNECGQSGGSVIGCQNQTLGEDVPIVGTDFSLHYQSDRLPGRADANSVAKSDALATGGWTVNVHHAYDPATNALFLGDGRRRSTWQLAGSMTYNGNTLVTSEDGSEIYLFDLATGRHVQTVKPLTGAVKYQFTYDGFGNVIAIKDGSNNVTAIQRNGSGRPTAIVSPFGQTTTLTVDGNGFLTQVADPAGHTARFTNNSGGLMTSRTDANGNVYNYTYDGSGLLTNDSDPAGGFVSLTRTNTGTGYNVTKTTASGRTTTYGVATGTPGEHFTNIWPSGLQATVSDTPAGGQLSESSVLPDGTSSTSTMTPDPRWGLQAPIASTGTLALGSLTASSSYARNVALAVPGNPFSLTSQTDTAIVNGRTYTSAFTTPTKTYLDTTAAGRTTTRVLDSLERLSKLQVSGMAAMKFTYDTKGRLSKVNFGPRITKLAYGSDGLLSSSTDPLNLTTTFTRDLAGRLTSTTLPDGRVINYNYDANGNLVAVTPPGKSPHDFSFTSVNLVSTYLPPAVTGGGPTTYGYNLDRDLTSVTRPDGQAINFSYDSAGRLASTTTPTGVISYVYDSLTGNLNSTSIGGGEAIAYSHDGPLATSTTWAGTVAGSVGRAYNNNFWVTSENINGANTINFTYDDDGLLKKAGALVVSRNPKNGLIKGATLGKAKDTVTSNTFGEPTAYSAKYGAAVLFSDQFVRDAGGRIAQKTETIGGVQNVYGYSYDQAGRLVGVTTNGVNSSSYSYDTNSNRLVATTTSGTATGTYDAQDRALTYGNVSFTYSANGERVSRTAASQTTTYTYDVLGNLTAVHLPTGVNITYVVDARNRRVGKRVNGALQNGFLYDHNQLVAQLDGGNQIVSQFLYGTREASPDVMIRGGVSYRIFSDHLGSTRLVVNSSTGAIVQRMDYDEFGNVLNDTNPGFQPFGFAGGLYDPDTKLVRFGARDYDPVLGRWTAKDPILFAGGDTNLYGYVLNDPVNLFDPSGLADECSTCKDKKISKYQEDLKNIEEVWKIVKKANKLAKIAIDAAAAQKAMAEEAANPSLREYKFGLEQAKERSADSVAPASTSFQGTGKTCVKNLNPD, encoded by the coding sequence ATGTCTAGAGCTTCGATTACCATGATTCGGCGCACGGTGGTTGTCACCTTCTTGTTGTTCCTCTTCGTTGCCGCCTCACCGGCGGTCGCCCAGAATTGCGACTGGGACAAGGTCAAATCGTGGACCGGCCACTATTCGATTACCCAAGCGGGAACCGTGAGCCAACCCGAGGGCGTGTACACGATCAACAATTCCTTCAGTGCTGACTTCGCTCCCGCGGGCCTGATTTCCTGTGCGGGACAAAACATCCTGCTGAGCATCCCCGACCCGCACTACGCGGTATCGGCCAATGACAAACTGGCCGTCAACCCATGCGGGACTGAAACACTCACCGGAACCTCGGGTCTGAGCCAGTCGTTCTTGGTCATCGATCCAGCAGCGGGCACATATAGTTTTATTCCCAATCCCAACGTTGACTTCGTCGAAGTCCAGGACTACTCAGCCTGTGGCGGCAGTAAGTTCACAAACACCGGGACCATGGCTTTAATGGATGTAGGCGACCCCTGGCCCTTTACATTTCCTTTGCCCGGCAAGGCCCAGTCCTTACAGCAGAGTGTTTCGTTTCAGGCGGCGGATCCGTGGCGGAGCCAGATTGTGGGCATGACCTTCACATTCACCCTTACGCCAACTCTGGACAAAGACGATAAGGTCGACAACGAGTGCGGCCAGTCTGGGGGTTCGGTAATCGGATGCCAGAATCAGACTCTCGGCGAGGACGTGCCCATCGTCGGCACCGATTTCTCTCTTCACTATCAAAGCGACCGGTTACCCGGACGCGCCGATGCCAATTCCGTCGCCAAGTCCGATGCTCTCGCCACCGGCGGATGGACGGTGAATGTTCATCATGCGTACGATCCGGCAACCAATGCGTTGTTTCTAGGAGATGGGCGCCGACGCAGCACCTGGCAATTGGCGGGATCGATGACGTACAACGGAAACACGTTGGTGACGTCAGAGGATGGCAGCGAAATTTACCTGTTTGATCTTGCGACCGGACGTCACGTCCAAACTGTGAAGCCATTGACCGGCGCTGTGAAGTACCAATTCACTTATGACGGTTTTGGAAATGTGATCGCGATAAAAGACGGCAGCAACAACGTAACCGCCATCCAACGCAACGGGTCGGGACGACCTACGGCAATCGTTTCGCCCTTCGGTCAAACCACAACACTGACCGTGGATGGCAACGGATTCTTGACTCAGGTCGCCGATCCCGCCGGCCATACGGCCAGGTTTACAAATAACAGCGGCGGTCTGATGACCTCGCGCACCGACGCGAACGGAAATGTCTACAACTACACCTACGACGGCTCCGGCCTTCTCACGAATGATTCAGATCCCGCCGGCGGATTCGTCAGCCTGACTCGCACCAATACCGGCACAGGTTACAACGTCACGAAGACCACAGCGTCGGGACGCACGACAACGTATGGCGTAGCGACGGGAACGCCAGGGGAACACTTCACCAACATCTGGCCCAGCGGTTTGCAGGCTACAGTCAGCGATACGCCTGCCGGTGGCCAGCTGTCAGAGAGTTCAGTGCTGCCGGACGGCACTAGTTCAACCAGCACGATGACGCCGGATCCCCGCTGGGGATTGCAGGCACCCATTGCGAGCACCGGTACTCTCGCGCTCGGGAGTCTTACCGCCAGCAGCAGCTATGCCCGGAACGTGGCGCTTGCCGTGCCAGGCAATCCGTTCAGTCTCACAAGCCAAACCGATACGGCGATTGTGAACGGCCGCACCTACACGTCTGCCTTCACGACTCCTACCAAGACCTATCTGGATACCACCGCGGCTGGAAGGACTACGACGCGTGTTTTGGATTCTCTTGAGCGGCTTAGCAAACTGCAAGTGAGCGGCATGGCGGCAATGAAGTTCACGTATGACACGAAAGGCCGCCTATCCAAAGTCAATTTCGGACCACGGATAACCAAACTGGCCTACGGATCCGATGGCTTGCTCTCCAGCAGCACCGATCCGTTGAACCTGACCACCACTTTCACTCGCGATTTGGCCGGACGTTTGACGAGCACGACTCTACCTGATGGCCGCGTTATCAACTATAACTATGACGCTAACGGAAATCTTGTCGCCGTCACGCCGCCGGGCAAGTCTCCACATGATTTCTCATTCACCAGCGTGAATCTCGTTTCAACCTATTTGCCACCCGCTGTCACGGGCGGAGGGCCGACCACATATGGCTACAATCTCGACCGCGACCTCACCTCGGTGACTCGTCCGGACGGCCAGGCCATCAACTTCTCCTATGACAGCGCTGGCCGCTTGGCATCGACCACGACACCTACTGGCGTGATCAGTTATGTCTACGACTCACTAACCGGCAATTTGAACAGCACCTCCATTGGCGGAGGCGAAGCCATCGCCTATAGCCACGATGGCCCGCTCGCAACATCAACCACGTGGGCCGGCACGGTCGCCGGCAGCGTGGGGCGCGCCTACAACAACAATTTCTGGGTCACCTCTGAAAATATCAATGGCGCCAATACGATTAATTTCACGTATGACGACGACGGCCTTTTGAAGAAGGCCGGGGCCCTCGTGGTTAGCCGCAATCCGAAGAATGGCCTGATCAAGGGCGCGACTCTCGGAAAGGCGAAGGACACTGTCACTTCCAACACCTTCGGTGAGCCGACGGCCTACTCGGCTAAATATGGTGCGGCGGTTCTTTTCAGCGACCAGTTCGTGCGCGACGCCGGAGGCAGGATCGCACAGAAGACCGAGACCATTGGAGGAGTTCAGAACGTCTACGGCTATAGCTACGACCAGGCAGGGCGGCTGGTCGGTGTCACCACCAATGGCGTGAACTCGTCCAGCTATAGCTATGACACCAACTCGAACCGGCTCGTTGCGACCACCACTTCGGGCACTGCCACGGGCACCTACGATGCTCAGGACCGTGCTCTCACCTACGGGAACGTATCGTTCACCTACTCCGCGAATGGCGAACGCGTAAGCCGCACCGCCGCCTCTCAGACCACGACGTACACGTATGACGTGCTGGGTAACCTCACGGCGGTGCATCTGCCGACGGGTGTCAACATCACCTATGTCGTCGACGCCCGGAATCGCCGCGTTGGCAAACGCGTGAACGGGGCCCTGCAAAATGGATTCCTCTATGACCATAACCAACTGGTCGCGCAACTGGACGGCGGCAATCAGATCGTCAGCCAGTTCCTGTACGGCACGAGAGAAGCCTCGCCGGATGTCATGATCCGGGGCGGCGTGAGCTATCGCATTTTCTCCGACCATCTGGGAAGTACGCGCCTGGTGGTGAACTCTTCCACCGGAGCCATCGTCCAGCGCATGGACTACGACGAGTTTGGCAACGTGCTCAACGACACCAATCCAGGGTTCCAGCCATTCGGATTTGCCGGTGGCCTCTACGATCCCGACACAAAGCTGGTGCGCTTCGGCGCCCGCGACTATGACCCGGTCCTGGGCCGCTGGACGGCAAAAGATCCGATCCTGTTTGCCGGAGGGGACACGAACCTCTACGGCTACGTCCTGAATGACCCAGTGAACCTGTTTGACCCTTCCGGACTGGCCGACGAATGCTCTACTTGCAAAGACAAGAAAATCTCGAAGTACCAGGAAGACCTGAAGAATATCGAGGAAGTTTGGAAGATCGTGAAGAAGGCCAACAAGTTGGCCAAGATCGCGATCGACGCTGCCGCGGCCCAGAAGGCAATGGCCGAAGAGGCGGCCAATCCATCGCTCAGGGAATACAAGTTCGGCCTGGAACAAGCGAAGGAGCGCAGCGCGGACTCTGTTGCCCCTGCCAGCACCAGCTTTCAGGGGACAGGGAAGACTTGTGTCAAAAATCTGAATCCCGACTAA
- a CDS encoding DNRLRE domain-containing protein, translating into MKLRHLVFAFAVVFLAASTIPLLAQAPPSADAFVSSTYPATNFGSVNSLAVSPGSTSYVQFNLGTIPAGATVSKATLRLYVDLVVKAGKFDLYQVNRNWSESGLTYNNQPLPLGASLTGGTGIPVTAASCNQFLLVDITSLVQTWVASPDSNKGVALMLTSGSNGNFYFDAKESLLTANGPELEIVLSSGGGQQGPPGPKGDKGDPGIQGPTGPAGPQGQMGDTGSQGPAGQQGATGATGAQGTSGLQGPPGIDGAVGPKGDKGDKGDTGAPGSTGGLKEQKAALLQWYRQDFATGDLPVGLAFDGANIWVSNFSSNTLSKLRASDGAALGTFATGHSPKGVAFDGANIWVANTADHTVSKLQASDGANLGTFPTGNDDVTQYLAFDGANIWVTNFQSSTITKLRVSDGAILGTFPTGGANPTYVAFDGANVWITHQSDNTISKLRASDGANLGMFNGGEGPSGLAFDGANIWVANRISNNVSKLRASDGAILGTFATGGAGVSVAFDGSSIWVVNGNTVSKFRPSDGANLGNFATAFGGRDVAFDGANIWVVNSSSNTVSKF; encoded by the coding sequence ATGAAGCTGCGACATCTGGTTTTCGCTTTTGCTGTTGTATTTCTTGCCGCGTCGACGATTCCCCTTCTTGCGCAAGCGCCGCCGAGCGCGGACGCCTTCGTCAGCAGCACGTATCCCGCAACCAATTTCGGCTCCGTGAATAGCCTGGCCGTGAGCCCCGGTTCCACCAGCTACGTGCAGTTCAATCTCGGCACCATTCCCGCCGGCGCCACCGTGAGTAAGGCTACTTTGCGCTTGTACGTGGACCTGGTCGTCAAGGCAGGTAAGTTCGACCTCTACCAGGTCAACAGGAATTGGAGCGAGAGCGGGCTCACTTACAACAACCAGCCGCTTCCCCTGGGTGCATCGCTCACGGGTGGAACCGGAATCCCCGTGACCGCTGCCAGTTGCAATCAGTTTCTGCTGGTTGACATCACTTCGCTAGTTCAGACATGGGTGGCCAGCCCGGATTCGAACAAGGGCGTGGCGCTCATGCTCACCAGCGGTTCGAACGGCAACTTCTACTTCGACGCGAAGGAGAGCCTGCTGACCGCCAACGGGCCGGAGCTGGAGATCGTGCTAAGTAGCGGCGGAGGACAACAAGGACCTCCTGGGCCGAAAGGTGACAAGGGTGACCCAGGAATTCAGGGTCCAACCGGGCCTGCAGGTCCGCAAGGGCAGATGGGCGACACGGGATCTCAGGGACCAGCCGGGCAGCAGGGAGCGACTGGCGCCACCGGCGCGCAAGGCACCTCTGGTCTGCAAGGGCCTCCCGGGATTGACGGCGCAGTTGGGCCGAAGGGAGACAAAGGTGACAAGGGTGATACCGGTGCCCCGGGTTCGACCGGAGGTCTCAAGGAGCAGAAAGCAGCGCTCCTGCAGTGGTATCGGCAGGATTTCGCCACCGGAGACCTTCCTGTTGGCCTTGCCTTCGACGGTGCCAACATCTGGGTTTCGAATTTCTCCAGTAACACCCTCAGCAAACTGCGCGCCAGCGATGGCGCCGCTCTCGGAACCTTCGCAACTGGCCACTCTCCCAAGGGTGTTGCCTTCGACGGCGCCAACATCTGGGTCGCAAACACTGCTGACCACACCGTCAGCAAGTTACAAGCTAGCGACGGCGCCAATCTCGGAACCTTTCCTACCGGCAATGATGACGTTACTCAGTACCTGGCTTTCGACGGCGCTAACATTTGGGTGACGAATTTTCAAAGCAGCACCATTACTAAACTGCGAGTTAGCGACGGTGCCATCCTCGGAACATTCCCGACTGGAGGGGCAAATCCTACGTATGTGGCCTTCGACGGGGCAAACGTTTGGATAACGCATCAGTCCGACAATACCATTTCCAAACTGCGAGCAAGTGACGGCGCCAATCTCGGGATGTTCAATGGCGGGGAAGGGCCCTCGGGCTTGGCATTTGATGGAGCCAACATCTGGGTCGCAAATCGTATCAGTAACAACGTCAGCAAGCTGCGAGCGAGTGACGGCGCTATTCTGGGGACCTTCGCCACTGGTGGGGCAGGCGTGAGCGTGGCATTCGATGGTTCCAGCATCTGGGTCGTGAATGGCAACACGGTTAGTAAGTTCCGCCCCAGTGATGGCGCCAATCTCGGGAACTTCGCTACTGCTTTCGGCGGCAGGGATGTAGCGTTCGACGGTGCCAACATCTGGGTCGTAAATTCTTCCAGCAACACAGTTAGTAAGTTCTAG